GCCGTCTAGTCGGTCGTCGACAATAATCACTACTGTACCCAGAGGCTCCATCTCGGGTTAAAAACTGTTTTAGTTGTACTACATGTTGGTGGAACGTGCACTTAGAGTTTCAGTACTGAGTACACCAACGGAACTGTACGAACTAAAcggattgatatcaatactaCGGTTGTTCTTTCGTTGCGCGTTCTACCAACTTGCAAATTTTCGCAATGAATGTTGGTCAGTTAATTTTGCTGCTGTTTCTTCAACTCTTCTTTGTCTTCGGGATAAGTTAGACTCTTTACTTCATGACGTCACAGCCTGTGTAGCTAATAATTTAAGTTACGTTTGTTTAGGCGACAGTGCACCAAACTCATCTACCCATGTTGACGATGATACAAAGTTTGTATTAGATTTGGTGAGAGGTGGGGTACCAGTAGGGATCATCCAACTTTTTCTGCCCTCGGACTCCGAAGGCGACGCTGGACCTTGCTTGCGTGAGAAGTTGGACGGCGATATTGCCGGAACGTGTAAATTTGTAAAAGCATTTGCAAAAGACTATGCAtctaacacaaaaaacaatTGGAGCTCGTGCAGCAAGGAGGATTATGTTTGTAATGCAATTTATCGAGCAGCAACTTCCaataacacacaaaattttaattgttCATTATGGCAACAGAAATCGATTCGAAATAGAATGACTGAAAAAATGAGTCTAAATGACAAAGTGGaattaacagacaaattgaagaCTAGTCGACATCAAGGGCTCTTTCTTGGAACGGTTAGTTCAAAGGAATGCAGTAAGAAATGCTCAGATGAGTGGCAACCTGTTTGCAGTGTGTCAGCCTTGCTTTTGGATTTTTTGCCAAAGGTACCACCTAACTGTTCTGAACCAACTAATGTGCCATGTAACTGTTCTGAAACAAGTAATACTGAGATCCAAACTTGCCAAGTGTTTAAGAATGGAACAgtcagttcactgtctgcggGATCCATAGACATCAAGTTGCCTGAGAAATTGGTTACGAAGGAAGTAACTGTGAGTGTCTCACAGTTACTTGATGGAGGTAAAGGGAAGACGGTTAGAACGATGTCTATCATGGAAAAGATGGTGACTGTGTCTACTAGTACAGCAAATGTATCAATGTCTGGAAGTGTAGTGGTGGTCAAGTTGCCTGACAACAAGATGAGTGTGAAACTGGTTAGAAAGGGTGTACCAGTAAGAGTGAACGTCGCACTTGATGAAGGTAATGTGAGTATGACTGCTAGCAGGATGAACGGATCGGTGTCTATCATGGAAAAGACGGTGACCATGTTAACCAGAAAATCAGATGTGCCAACGTCTGGTAATGAAGTGTTTATCTTCAAGGATAAGACAAAGACACTATTGTCAGTTAATAAACAGCGGGTAAGAGTGTacacaaaagaaacaaacacaacctTATTTCTTAATAGAAATGAAATGACAATACAGAAGAAAGGCATGTTTGTTTCTGCATCCATCAGCAGCTCAACCTTCAAAGTGTTTACCAATAAAACAAACGTGACAATGTCCACCAAAGGGTTGAATCTAGCGGTGCTCACTGATACATTTCCAATGGCATTTTCTATCAATGAAGCAGACCTAACAATAGACAAGGAATCTACTAATGTGAACTGGGTGTGTAACATTTCACAAGGTAAAGAAttcatgtgttgtgtgtacataGTCTGACAAACTTATGGAGTAGTCTTAGTAGCCAAGTCACACTACCACACTGACATACCATAACAACACACTTCACTAATAGTTACCACAAGGATTAACATAAGCAATGAACACATTCCACCATTATGATCAACTGATTTGACACACCACACCCACTTATTATCAGTCTAACACAGTTGTGTTGACAGCTTTAGCCTTTCTTCTTGTGACAGTTTTCCAACTAGAACTGGATGGGAAAGTGTTGGTGGAGACTTCTAGAAGGCAACAAGTGGGTCTATCGTGACACGTACCCATCTGGTGCCCCATACATCTAGACAAGGTCTGTCACTAAAACGTTGGTTGCGTTCCTATAATTAGATCTTGATAGAGGCTAAAATAGTTTCCAGAGAAATGAAAGTGTGGAAAATGAAAGGGACATGGCTCTACCCATAGGTCAAGTTGGCACTGGCGTAGcatggtcctcaagtttggggaACTGATCAATCACACTGCAAAGCCATGCccattttttactttttacttTCACAGTATGAACATCCACTATTGCTGGAACAGTGTGATGGACAAAGATTCTTCTATGTTTGTGCATTCATGCTTTAGTGACTTACCTATCTATTGAAATTATGGTATCACACATGATGGTATAGAGTGTGACAGATGCGTTGTATTCTATTATCTTTTTTAATTCTGACTGTATACCCTTGGATAGAACAACGCTATGATGCGTgcactcgtgtgtgtgtgtgtgtgtgtgtgtgtgtgtgtgtgtgtgtgtgtgtgtgtgtgcgtgcgtgtgttgaATCTAAATTGCTTCGCTTCAGCAAATCAAAGCGAAAA
This window of the Corticium candelabrum chromosome 17, ooCorCand1.1, whole genome shotgun sequence genome carries:
- the LOC134192916 gene encoding uncharacterized protein LOC134192916; protein product: MNVGQLILLLFLQLFFVFGISDSAPNSSTHVDDDTKFVLDLVRGGVPVGIIQLFLPSDSEGDAGPCLREKLDGDIAGTCKFVKAFAKDYASNTKNNWSSCSKEDYVCNAIYRAATSNNTQNFNCSLWQQKSIRNRMTEKMSLNDKVELTDKLKTSRHQGLFLGTVSSKECSKKCSDEWQPVCSVSALLLDFLPKVPPNCSEPTNVPCNCSETSNTEIQTCQVFKNGTVSSLSAGSIDIKLPEKLVTKEVTVSVSQLLDGGKGKTVRTMSIMEKMVTVSTSTANVSMSGSVVVVKLPDNKMSVKLVRKGVPVRVNVALDEGNVSMTASRMNGSVSIMEKTVTMLTRKSDVPTSGNEVFIFKDKTKTLLSVNKQRK